Proteins from a genomic interval of Stenotrophomonas sp. WZN-1:
- the prfA gene encoding peptide chain release factor 1 produces MTPTLRRKLEALAERREELERLLAEPDVVADNTRFRDLSREFAQLEPVAAALADEARAKADLAAAEGMRADPDLRELADEEIAAAQARLQELEEELALLLVPRDPRDEGNLFLEVRAGTGGDEAAIFAGDLFRMYARYAERQGWKVEIESDNPGEHGGYKEVVARVVGRGAFSRLKFESGTHRVQRVPATESQGRIHTSAATVAIIPEADEVDDIVINPADLKVDTFRSSGAGGQHVNKTESAIRITHVPTGVVVECQTERSQHANRDKAMKRLKAQLLDAERQRQDAAQAESRRLQVGSGDRSQRIRTYNFPQGRITDHRVEGLTLYDLPNILAGDLDPLLQRLSHEHQVDALAQLSAG; encoded by the coding sequence ATGACGCCGACCCTGCGCCGTAAGCTGGAAGCGCTGGCCGAGCGCCGCGAAGAACTGGAACGCCTGCTCGCCGAACCCGATGTGGTCGCCGACAACACCCGTTTCCGCGACCTTTCGCGCGAATTCGCCCAACTTGAACCGGTCGCTGCCGCACTCGCTGATGAAGCCCGTGCCAAGGCCGACCTGGCCGCCGCCGAAGGCATGCGCGCCGACCCCGACCTGCGCGAACTGGCCGACGAGGAAATCGCTGCTGCGCAGGCACGCCTGCAGGAACTGGAAGAAGAACTGGCCCTGCTGCTGGTACCGCGCGATCCGCGCGACGAAGGCAACCTGTTCCTGGAAGTGCGCGCGGGTACCGGCGGCGACGAGGCCGCGATCTTTGCCGGCGACCTGTTCCGCATGTACGCCCGCTATGCCGAGCGCCAGGGCTGGAAGGTCGAGATCGAATCGGACAACCCAGGTGAGCATGGCGGCTACAAGGAAGTGGTGGCGCGCGTGGTCGGCCGCGGTGCGTTCTCGCGCCTGAAGTTCGAATCGGGCACGCACCGCGTGCAGCGCGTGCCGGCCACCGAATCGCAGGGCCGCATCCACACCTCGGCGGCCACCGTGGCGATCATTCCCGAGGCCGACGAAGTCGATGACATCGTCATCAACCCGGCCGACCTGAAGGTGGATACGTTCCGCTCGTCCGGCGCCGGTGGCCAGCACGTCAACAAGACCGAGTCGGCGATCCGCATCACCCACGTGCCGACCGGCGTGGTGGTGGAGTGCCAGACCGAGCGCAGCCAGCACGCCAACCGTGACAAGGCGATGAAGCGCCTGAAGGCGCAGTTGCTCGATGCCGAGCGCCAGCGCCAGGACGCGGCGCAGGCCGAATCGCGGCGCCTGCAGGTCGGCAGCGGCGACCGCAGCCAGCGCATCCGCACCTACAACTTCCCGCAGGGCCGGATCACCGACCACCGCGTGGAAGGCCTGACCCTGTACGACCTGCCCAACATCCTGGCCGGCGACCTCGACCCGCTGCTGCAGCGGCTCAGCCACGAACACCAGGTCGACGCCCTGGCCCAGCTTTCGGCGGGCTGA
- a CDS encoding YihY family inner membrane protein, with protein MEPLDTLNLWMERARDRARAISFGRFLWHRFLDDRLFQAAAALAYTTVFALVPLAIVVFGVLSAFPVFDRWSDQLSDYVFSNFVPSAARAAEGYLRQFSASAGQLTAAGFIALVASLLITLNSVEETFNQIWRVGSTRPKLTRFLVYWTVLTLGAMLAAASLAVSARVFAMPLFGTQEGRWLAEFALRLAPILIEFVCITLMFRVVPHHTVKWRHAVPGAILAAVILELVKWGIGAYLGSFQSYQKLYGTVAFVPILLLWIYLCWVAVLLGASLASSMAAFRYQPVELRLPQGYEFYGLLRLLGRFHHARAKGKGLADDEILRLEPLLTDSLLQDLACNLQEIGLLRRDERGEWLLARDLDQVSLADLYECTQLRIPVAEQHLPYRDDSLGRAALAALDDLRLPLRERLKRKVSDIYTDSGDMP; from the coding sequence ATGGAACCTTTGGATACGCTCAACCTGTGGATGGAGCGCGCGCGGGATCGCGCACGGGCCATCAGTTTCGGCCGCTTCCTGTGGCATCGCTTCCTCGACGACCGCCTGTTCCAGGCAGCGGCGGCGCTGGCGTACACCACGGTGTTCGCGCTGGTGCCGCTGGCCATCGTGGTATTCGGTGTGCTGTCGGCCTTCCCTGTCTTCGACCGCTGGAGCGATCAGCTCAGCGATTACGTGTTTTCCAACTTCGTGCCCTCTGCGGCGCGTGCGGCCGAGGGCTACCTGCGGCAGTTCTCGGCCAGTGCTGGCCAGCTGACGGCGGCTGGCTTCATCGCACTGGTGGCCTCACTGCTGATCACGCTCAACAGCGTGGAAGAGACCTTCAACCAGATCTGGCGGGTCGGCTCGACCCGGCCCAAGCTGACCCGCTTCCTGGTCTACTGGACCGTACTGACCCTGGGCGCCATGCTCGCCGCCGCATCGCTGGCGGTATCGGCGAGGGTGTTCGCGATGCCGTTGTTCGGTACCCAGGAGGGCCGTTGGCTGGCCGAGTTTGCACTGCGCCTGGCGCCGATCCTGATCGAGTTCGTCTGCATCACGCTGATGTTCCGGGTGGTGCCGCACCACACGGTGAAATGGCGGCACGCCGTGCCTGGTGCGATCCTGGCGGCGGTCATCCTGGAACTGGTGAAGTGGGGCATCGGCGCCTATCTTGGCAGCTTCCAGTCCTACCAGAAGCTGTATGGCACGGTGGCCTTCGTGCCGATCCTGCTGCTGTGGATCTACCTGTGCTGGGTGGCGGTGCTGCTGGGCGCGTCGCTGGCCTCGTCGATGGCCGCCTTCCGCTACCAGCCGGTTGAACTGCGCCTGCCGCAGGGATATGAGTTCTACGGCCTGCTGCGCCTGCTCGGTCGTTTCCACCATGCCCGTGCCAAGGGCAAGGGCCTGGCCGACGATGAAATCCTGCGCCTGGAACCGCTGTTGACCGACTCGCTGCTGCAGGATCTGGCCTGCAACCTGCAGGAGATCGGCCTGCTGCGCCGCGATGAACGCGGCGAGTGGCTGCTCGCGCGCGACCTGGACCAGGTCAGCCTGGCCGATCTGTACGAATGCACCCAGCTGCGCATCCCGGTGGCCGAGCAGCACCTGCCGTACCGCGACGACAGCCTGGGCCGTGCCGCATTGGCGGCGCTGGACGATCTGCGACTGCCCCTGCGCGAACGCCTGAAGCGCAAGGTCAGTGATATCTACACCGATTCCGGAGACATGCCATGA
- a CDS encoding TlpA disulfide reductase family protein, whose product MTRKTPLPLLLPLTLLLALAACKPTQEPAPASSQPPAQAPTPTTPAPVEETPAERTTAEFPTLKMKAVDGSDYDLAAHRGKWVIVNFWATWCAPCRKEMPELSALHAMRSNIEVVGLAYEDIEVPEMQSFLTKHPVTYPIVIVDPFDPPADFATPRGLPLTHLLDPQGKLAHTFLGPVTAADIEKQIAAAK is encoded by the coding sequence ATGACCCGCAAGACCCCGTTGCCGCTGCTGCTCCCGTTGACCCTGCTGCTGGCCCTGGCGGCCTGCAAGCCGACCCAGGAGCCTGCCCCGGCGAGCAGCCAGCCGCCGGCACAGGCGCCGACGCCGACCACTCCGGCGCCGGTCGAGGAAACCCCGGCCGAGCGCACCACCGCCGAGTTCCCGACGTTGAAGATGAAGGCGGTGGATGGCAGCGACTACGATCTGGCCGCGCATCGTGGCAAGTGGGTGATCGTGAATTTCTGGGCGACCTGGTGTGCCCCGTGCCGCAAGGAAATGCCGGAGCTGTCGGCGCTGCATGCGATGCGCAGCAACATCGAGGTGGTCGGCCTGGCCTACGAGGACATCGAAGTGCCGGAAATGCAGTCGTTCCTGACCAAGCATCCGGTGACCTATCCGATCGTGATCGTGGACCCGTTCGATCCGCCCGCGGACTTCGCCACGCCGCGAGGCCTGCCGTTGACGCACCTGCTGGATCCGCAGGGCAAGCTGGCCCACACCTTCCTTGGCCCGGTGACCGCCGCCGACATCGAAAAGCAGATCGCGGCTGCCAAGTAG
- the hemA gene encoding glutamyl-tRNA reductase: MTLWVLGLNHQTAPVELRERAAFAGEALPRALGSLRDTPQIAEAVLLSTCNRTELYAVAESAQALDQWLHSQAGDLQGYLYQHADAEAVRHLFRVATGLDSMVLGEPQILGQVKDAWSTARDHGLLGQRLDRLFQQTFSVAKRARTDTQVGANPVSVASAAVRLAQNAFARLDDSTVLLVGAGETIELAARHLSEGKVRRLLIANRTLAHAQELASRHGGVALPLTELDRHLGEADVVFSATAAREPVIHREMVAKALRARRHKPMLLFDLAVPRDIEAEVGTLNDAFLYTVDDLERAVEDNRRGRREAAAEAEAIIDLQVSRFVETQQASAHQAPLRQLRAFGEATRAELLERARQQLANGKPADEVLELLAHGLTNRLLHPPTAALRAAALSGDADLTRAAERLFPAAPGYRHPPVRPDDADPAP, translated from the coding sequence ATGACCCTGTGGGTGCTCGGACTGAATCACCAGACCGCACCGGTGGAGCTGCGCGAGCGCGCGGCCTTCGCCGGTGAGGCGTTGCCGCGTGCGCTGGGCTCGCTGCGCGATACCCCGCAGATCGCCGAGGCGGTGCTGCTGTCCACCTGCAACCGCACCGAGCTGTACGCCGTGGCCGAGTCGGCACAGGCGCTGGACCAGTGGCTGCACAGCCAGGCAGGCGACCTGCAGGGCTACCTGTACCAGCACGCCGATGCCGAGGCCGTGCGCCACCTGTTCCGGGTCGCCACCGGGCTGGACTCGATGGTGCTGGGCGAACCGCAGATCCTCGGCCAGGTGAAGGATGCCTGGTCGACCGCGCGTGACCATGGCCTGCTCGGCCAGCGCCTGGACCGCCTGTTCCAGCAGACCTTCTCGGTGGCCAAGCGTGCGCGCACCGATACCCAGGTCGGCGCCAACCCGGTGTCGGTGGCCTCGGCGGCGGTGCGCCTGGCGCAGAACGCGTTCGCGCGACTGGACGACTCCACCGTGCTGCTGGTCGGTGCCGGCGAGACCATCGAACTGGCTGCACGTCACCTGAGTGAGGGCAAGGTGCGGCGACTGCTGATCGCCAACCGCACCCTCGCCCACGCCCAGGAGCTGGCCAGCCGTCATGGCGGCGTGGCCCTGCCACTGACCGAACTGGACCGCCACCTGGGCGAGGCCGACGTGGTGTTCTCGGCCACCGCCGCGCGCGAGCCAGTGATCCACCGCGAGATGGTGGCCAAGGCCCTGCGTGCGCGCCGGCACAAGCCGATGCTGCTGTTCGACCTGGCCGTGCCGCGCGACATCGAGGCCGAGGTCGGCACGCTCAACGACGCCTTCCTCTACACCGTCGATGACCTGGAACGCGCGGTGGAAGACAACCGCCGTGGCCGCCGCGAGGCTGCCGCCGAGGCCGAGGCGATCATCGACCTGCAGGTATCGCGCTTCGTCGAGACCCAGCAGGCCAGCGCCCACCAGGCACCGCTGCGGCAGCTGCGCGCGTTCGGCGAGGCCACCCGCGCCGAGTTGCTGGAGCGCGCGCGCCAGCAGCTGGCCAATGGCAAGCCGGCTGACGAAGTGCTGGAACTGCTGGCCCATGGCCTGACCAATCGATTGCTGCATCCGCCGACCGCCGCACTGCGCGCCGCCGCGCTGAGTGGCGATGCCGATCTGACCCGCGCCGCCGAGCGCCTGTTCCCGGCTGCGCCGGGTTACCGCCACCCACCCGTGAGACCCGATGACGCCGACCCTGCGCCGTAA
- the wrbA gene encoding NAD(P)H:quinone oxidoreductase codes for MGEILVLYYSRGGSVARLARQIARGIGEVPGMTARLRTVPPVAAVTQTAQPPVPDDGAPYVSVQDLVECQGLLLGSPTRFGNMAAPVKHFLDGLGAEWVNGTLSGKPAGVFTSTASMHGGQESTLLSMQVPLLHHGCVIVGIPFTEPALSHTTSGGTPYGASHVAGAADDPQPTDDEAVLARALGRRVADIAQRLAR; via the coding sequence ATGGGCGAGATTCTGGTGCTGTACTACAGCCGGGGCGGTTCGGTGGCACGGCTGGCGCGCCAGATCGCGCGGGGCATCGGCGAAGTGCCGGGCATGACCGCGCGCCTGCGCACGGTGCCGCCGGTGGCTGCCGTGACCCAGACCGCGCAGCCGCCGGTACCCGACGATGGCGCCCCCTATGTGAGCGTGCAGGACCTGGTCGAATGCCAGGGCCTGCTGCTCGGCAGCCCCACCCGCTTCGGCAACATGGCCGCGCCGGTCAAGCACTTCCTGGACGGGTTGGGCGCCGAATGGGTCAATGGCACCCTGTCCGGCAAGCCGGCCGGCGTATTCACTTCCACCGCCTCGATGCATGGCGGCCAGGAGTCGACCCTGCTGTCGATGCAGGTGCCGCTGCTGCACCACGGCTGCGTGATCGTCGGCATCCCGTTCACCGAACCGGCGCTGAGCCACACCACCAGTGGCGGCACGCCGTATGGCGCCAGCCACGTGGCCGGCGCCGCCGACGACCCGCAGCCGACCGACGACGAAGCGGTGCTGGCGCGCGCACTGGGGCGCCGGGTGGCCGACATCGCGCAGCGGTTGGCCCGATGA
- a CDS encoding tetratricopeptide repeat protein, whose amino-acid sequence MSAWQQRQHLQQAIARQPGDFVAWVMLADLELEAGDIAAGEQAARRALQLRPNHPEALARLGRVAWMAGAHADAARLLGQASALAPQHPGIALWLGHALEDADDAEGAAAAYRRAHALMPDEPYIAAQRLAWQRRLCDWQDVDALATQVRAALASGQGAVEPFAFLSEDASAAEQLACARARAALITASVRPLPAMKIRARGPLRVGFLSNGFGAHPTGLLTVALFEHLRHDPALQLHLFALNRADGSRIRERLQAATRLHDVAALRHADIAARIRAQGIDLLFDLRGWGGGGTPEVLAMRPAPLQLNWLAYPGTSGARWMDAVVADEFVLPASLESHFSERVLRVPRAFQPSDNTRVLEPAPSRAECGLPEHGVVFCCFNNSYKLNPRSMGRAFAVLQAVPGSVLWLLSGPGQADARLRTAAQTAGLDPARLVFMAKLPHPQYLARYRLADLFLDTHPYNAHTTASDALWAGCPVLTCPGDTFAARVAGSLNHHLGLAWMNVADDAAFIATASALGNDPAALTALRAELAQARDHSGLFDMAGFARDLSALLQRLAGEHGWQGVDTP is encoded by the coding sequence ATGTCGGCCTGGCAGCAGCGGCAGCACCTGCAGCAGGCGATCGCACGCCAGCCCGGCGATTTCGTCGCCTGGGTGATGCTGGCCGACCTGGAACTGGAAGCCGGCGACATCGCTGCCGGCGAGCAGGCCGCACGACGTGCGCTGCAGCTGCGCCCGAACCACCCGGAAGCACTGGCACGGCTGGGTCGCGTGGCCTGGATGGCCGGCGCGCATGCCGACGCGGCCAGGCTGCTCGGCCAGGCCTCGGCGCTGGCCCCGCAGCACCCGGGCATCGCGCTGTGGCTGGGCCATGCGCTGGAAGATGCCGACGATGCCGAAGGCGCTGCGGCGGCCTATCGCCGCGCGCATGCGCTGATGCCGGACGAACCCTACATCGCCGCGCAGCGCCTGGCCTGGCAGCGTCGCCTGTGCGACTGGCAGGACGTGGACGCACTGGCCACGCAGGTACGTGCCGCGCTCGCTTCCGGCCAGGGCGCGGTGGAGCCGTTCGCCTTCCTCAGCGAAGACGCCAGCGCTGCCGAGCAGCTGGCCTGCGCACGTGCGCGCGCCGCGCTGATCACCGCCTCGGTACGGCCCTTGCCGGCAATGAAGATACGCGCACGCGGCCCGTTGCGCGTCGGCTTCCTCTCCAATGGCTTCGGTGCCCATCCGACCGGGTTGCTGACCGTGGCCCTGTTCGAACACCTGCGTCATGACCCTGCGCTGCAGCTGCACCTGTTTGCACTGAACCGCGCCGATGGCAGCCGCATCCGCGAACGCCTGCAGGCCGCGACCCGCCTGCATGACGTGGCCGCACTGCGGCATGCCGACATCGCGGCCCGTATCCGCGCGCAGGGCATCGACCTGCTGTTCGACCTGCGCGGCTGGGGCGGCGGCGGCACGCCCGAAGTGCTGGCAATGCGCCCAGCCCCGCTGCAGCTGAACTGGCTGGCCTACCCCGGCACATCAGGCGCGCGTTGGATGGATGCCGTGGTCGCCGACGAATTCGTGCTGCCGGCATCGCTGGAATCGCACTTCAGCGAACGCGTCCTGCGCGTCCCACGTGCCTTCCAGCCCTCGGACAACACCCGCGTACTGGAGCCGGCACCCTCCCGCGCCGAGTGCGGGCTGCCCGAACACGGCGTGGTGTTCTGCTGCTTCAACAACAGCTACAAGCTCAACCCGCGCAGCATGGGCCGCGCCTTCGCCGTGCTGCAGGCCGTGCCCGGCAGCGTGCTGTGGCTGCTGTCCGGCCCCGGCCAGGCCGACGCCCGCCTGCGCACCGCCGCGCAGACTGCCGGCCTGGACCCGGCACGCCTGGTGTTCATGGCCAAGCTGCCGCATCCGCAGTACCTGGCCCGGTATCGGCTGGCCGACCTGTTCCTCGACACCCATCCCTACAACGCGCACACCACCGCCTCCGATGCGCTGTGGGCCGGCTGCCCGGTACTGACCTGCCCGGGCGACACCTTCGCCGCGCGCGTGGCCGGCAGCCTCAATCACCATCTGGGGCTGGCATGGATGAATGTCGCCGACGACGCGGCGTTCATCGCCACCGCCAGCGCGCTGGGCAACGACCCTGCGGCACTGACCGCGCTGCGCGCCGAGCTGGCGCAGGCGCGCGACCACAGCGGACTGTTCGACATGGCTGGCTTCGCCCGCGATCTGTCGGCGCTGCTGCAGCGGCTGGCAGGTGAACACGGCTGGCAGGGTGTCGACACCCCCTGA
- the ppk2 gene encoding polyphosphate kinase 2 translates to MAKLKRKDYDELLLPLQLELTAMARWVQHSGQRLLVLFEGRDTAGKGGAIQAISQHLNPRQCRVVALPKPTDREATQWYFQRYASHLPAAGEIVLMDRSWYNRAGVERVMGYCSETEYQQFLRQAPVFEQLLVDDGILLFKYWLCVDQEQQEKRFAERHLDPLKGWKLSPVDLKSRSKYSAYTEAREAMLRATHREAAPWTLVDFNDQRLGRLTLVRNLLDRLPDTRVDAPLPELPKLKGKLHREHYDVLKPIEAFPVEE, encoded by the coding sequence ATGGCCAAGCTCAAGCGCAAGGACTACGACGAACTACTGCTGCCGCTGCAGCTGGAACTGACCGCGATGGCGCGCTGGGTGCAGCACAGCGGGCAACGCCTGCTGGTACTGTTCGAAGGACGGGATACGGCAGGCAAAGGCGGCGCGATCCAGGCCATCAGCCAGCATCTCAACCCACGCCAATGCAGGGTGGTCGCACTGCCCAAGCCGACCGACCGCGAAGCCACGCAGTGGTATTTCCAGCGTTACGCCTCGCATCTTCCCGCCGCCGGCGAAATCGTGCTGATGGACCGCAGCTGGTACAACCGCGCCGGCGTCGAGCGGGTGATGGGCTACTGCAGCGAGACCGAGTACCAGCAGTTCCTGCGCCAGGCGCCGGTGTTCGAACAGCTGCTGGTGGATGACGGCATCCTGCTGTTCAAGTACTGGCTGTGCGTGGACCAGGAGCAGCAGGAGAAGCGCTTCGCCGAGCGTCATCTCGATCCGCTGAAGGGCTGGAAGCTGTCCCCGGTCGACCTGAAATCCCGCAGCAAGTACAGCGCTTATACCGAAGCCCGCGAGGCGATGCTGCGCGCGACGCATCGCGAGGCGGCGCCGTGGACGCTGGTGGATTTCAACGATCAGCGGCTGGGGCGACTGACCCTGGTGCGCAACCTGCTGGACCGGTTGCCGGACACGCGGGTGGATGCGCCGTTGCCGGAGCTGCCGAAGCTGAAGGGCAAGCTGCATCGCGAGCACTACGATGTACTGAAGCCGATCGAGGCGTTCCCGGTCGAGGAGTAG